From Drosophila subpulchrella strain 33 F10 #4 breed RU33 unplaced genomic scaffold, RU_Dsub_v1.1 Primary Assembly Seq354, whole genome shotgun sequence, the proteins below share one genomic window:
- the LOC119560069 gene encoding homeotic protein empty spiracles gives MTKMIPPVPTAAAAVMMPTPKQKIGFSIESIVGNDVSTAGGNSTPELSGPQSPPPGERNGPGSPPQTPPATLTLIPGSPPHHLMAPPAHGLPYPHPHAQQQQQHLQPAHPHPHLSPAQQHVLHQHLLMQQQQHQQQQQHPGTPKSHQDIQELLQRLHHNAAMASGLSPLQTRLSPDSEQPQHPVSLKRERSPAPPAHEQAENPAQRIQPPHTPPKSVSPQSSQPSSSPTLLISSPHATPPQQQQQQPPNYPKPAMMHPGAGAGPIMMPGMPPAGLVRPFPMGPGGPPMPQGQPGMPDIKALPPYINAPPELPPQHNPHLIAAAQFQMAAALQAGHVLGPAAAAAAAAGLPPHAAQFMPNPGMARDSYQLYPWLLSRHGRIFPHRFPGSFLVPPFRKPKRIRTAFSPSQLLKLEHAFESNQYVVGAERKALAQTLNLSETQVKVWFQNRRTKHKRMQQEDEKGGGEGSQRNMHNGSGDEDDDELIDMEMDECPSDEEHDLDASH, from the exons ATGACTAAGATGATTCCGCCGGTTCCCACCGCCGCCGCAGCCGTCATGATGCCCACGCCCAAGCAGAAGATCGGTTTCAGCATCGAGTCCATTGTGGGCAATGATGTCAGCACTGCCGGCGGCAATTCCACACCGGAGCTGTCCGGCCCCCAAAGTCCGCCGCCCGGCGAGAGGAATGGTCCGGGCTCACCGCCGCAGACGCCGCCTGCTACCTTGACCCTCATACCCGGCTCACCTCCTCACCACCTGATGGCTCCTCCTGCCCACGGACTGCCCTATCCTCATCCACatgcccagcagcagcagcagcacttGCAGCCAGctcatccgcatccgcatctcTCGCCCGCCCAGCAGCATGTGCTGCACCAGCACCTCCTCatgcaacaacagcaacaccagcagcagcaacaacatccCGGCACTCCCAAGAGCCACCAGGACATCCAGGAGCTGCTCCAGCGACTGCACCACAATGCCGCCATGGCCAGCGGATTGAGTCCGCTGCAGACGCGCCTCTCCCCGGACTCGGAGCAGCCCCAACATCCCGTCTCCCTGAAGAGAGAGCGATCTCCTGCCCCACCTGCCCACGAGCAGGCGGAGAATCCCGCCCAGCGCATCCAGCCACCTCATACGCCACCCAAATCCGTGAGCCCGCAGTCCTCGCAGCCCTCTTCGTCGCCCACGCTGCTCATCAGTAGTCCGCATGCCACGCCtcctcagcagcagcagcaacagcccCCTAACTACCCAAAGCCCGCCATGATGCATCCCGGAGCGGGAGCAGGACCTATTATGATGCCGGGCATGCCACCGGCAGGACTTGTACGACCCTTTCCCATGGGTCCCGGAGGTCCCCCGATGCCGCAGGGACAACCCGGAATGCCGGACATCAAGGCGCTGCCCCCTTATATCAATGCCCCGCCGGAACTGCCGCCCCAGCACAATCCTCACCTCATCGCCGCCGCCCAGTTCCAGATGGCCGCCGCTTTGCAGGCGGGACATGTCCTGGGtcccgctgccgccgccgctgctgccgcAGGTCTGCCGCCACACGCCGCCCAGTTTATGCCCAATCCGGGCATGGCCAGGGATAGCTATCAGCTGTACCCCTGGCTGCTCAGCCGCCACGGAAGGATCTTCCCCCACCGATTCCCAGGAA GTTTCCTGGTGCCCCCGTTCCGCAAACCCAAGCGCATCCGCACCGCCTTCTCGCCATCGCAGCTTCTTAAGCTGGAGCACGCCTTCGAGAGCAACCAGTACGTGGTGGGGGCGGAACGCAAGGCCCTGGCCCAGACCCTCAATCTCTCCGAGACGCAAGTGAAGGTGTGGTTCCAGAACCGCCGCACCAAGCACAAGCGGATGCAGCAGGAGGACGAGAAGGGCGGCGGCGAGGGATCGCAGCGGAATATGCACAACGGCAGCGGCGACGAGGACGACGACGAACTGATCGACATGGAGATGGACGAATGTCCCAGCGACGAGGAGCACGACCTGGACGCCAGTCACTAG